ACATATCATCCACATTTTCAAGTCTTCTTGTATCTGCTTTACTACAAAATCCAGCAGCCTATGCTGCGGCTAGCTTTGCAGCAACTTTATGGCCATGTGTAACCATGGACGCTTCAGGGGAAACTTCTACAGGCACACCCAGAGGACTTCAACCAAAGCAGATGAATACAGTTCCTAGTATGGCGACAATTGCTGCAGCTACAGTCGCAGCTGCAACTGCTTGGTGGGCAGCACATGGTCTGCTTCCATTGTGTCCACCGCTTCATCCTGGATTTACCTCTACTGCTCCGTCAAGTGCAACTCCAATAGATGCCAATACGAGAGCAGCAAATGAAGATAAAAAAGAAGTCATTCCAGATCTTGCACTAGAAGATCAACCTGAGTGTTTGGAGGAATTTCAAGAACAGCATTCAACATTATCCTCATCATGTTCTGAAGGACGCGAAGGGAGGAAACCAAATCCTGAACCGGCAGTGACTGAAACAGCACCAATGGCAGACACAGCAGAGCCGCTGGATTCAAACAAGTCCAAGAGTAGAAAGAAGGTAGACCGTTCTTCATGTGGATCAAATACACCTTCCAGCAGTGAAGTAGAGGCAGAGGGAAAAGAGGAAAAGGATGTCCAAgataaagaattgaaagaagATGAGGAAAACCATCCATCAAGCGACCCCATTAGCCGACGTTGTAGAAGCCTTTGCAGCATAAATGACCCTTGGAAAGAAGTATCCGAAGAGGTGACCAAGAATTATGCTTTGTTTTCTATGAAGACAATTTTATGCATTGCACTCATTTGTTTTCAATTTGCTTGCAGGGGAGATTGGCCTTTCAGGCACTCTTCTCTAGAGAATTCTGCCCCAGACTTTTTCTCATGATTTAAATTTCAAGCGAAAGAAGAATAGTGACATGGAAAATACAGAAGGATGGTTGCCTTTCAACCCTAGTGACCAGATCCGGTTGGACGATAAGAAAGAGGAGTCGACGACCAAAGCTTGCCGGATCGGATTCAAACCTTACAAGAGATGCTCGGTGGAGGCAAAAGACACAAGGATGTCAACCAACTGCAAGGATGAAGAGAAAGGTCCCAAGAGATTTCGGGTGGGAGGGATTGATAAAGATTCCACTTAATTAATGTTGCATGCTCTTATCCATGTATTTTCTGTGTAAAACACAACATATTTTCATTGTTGTCCTTTAATTTTAAAACCTTCTTAGAGACCTGGATATTTACAAATGTTCATGAAATGCAATGAGTTCGATCTCTTCGTTATTTGACATAACATCCTTCCATAACATAAAATTATTGCTTTTGGTTGGAAAAAATGTTGGACTAaaatatacatattttttttcaagaaaGATGTGTGATATTAAAAATCAGGATTATGTCGCAAACGTAAATGGAGGAAATATATTTGGAAATAGAAGTGGGATGCACGATTATTTTTTTGGGtaaatcgaaaaaaaaaagCCGGGTTAATGAATCCCAACCTATATGTGTTGCGAAAACTACAGCTACTATCTTCACTCTCCCGACCATGCCGTTCTCCACTGCTACCTTACTCTCCTTATTCTTTGGCATTTCAATCAACATTGTTTTAACAAATAAACGATTCACGGTTTCTACAACTTGTGAAGGAAAGTAAAACAGCAATGGATGATGTCCTTCGTTTCGGTAAAACAGAAACGCAAATAAGTTACACCGTATCACACTCATACACTCGACATCCCTCTAAGAACATCTTATTGATATACATTTTTTGCTTCATCAACTTATCAACAAATGAACATGAATGGAATGCTCAGAGTCATCGACGGAAAACAATGCAGAGAGTGCAGTACAACAGCAGGTAGAATTGATCGCTTAAAACATACTGTATCCATCGTCGTCGTTTGTCCCAAGGTAGCACAGAATGGAGAACACAATTATGAAGAAAGACGAAAGCTCCATCGCCATTGCTCCCCAACCAATCACTCCAGCATGCTTTAGAATAACCGGTATGGCGACGCTGCCAATTGCTGAAGTACCCGTCAGAAACTTAGCCGCATCTATCCAACTGTATGCAGGTTGATTACAAATGCGAGTATGAAGGTCCATGATAAATTTACCAGAACGATTGAGTTGTGAGTAAATCACATCAGCAaatttatttgtaaagaaaaattttacCCGCTGGTTGATTCCGAATACATCAAAGAAGTATCTGACCCGGCAAAGAATAGTAAAGGCATTGGCAAGAAAACATACATCAACACTGCAAATAAATTGGCAAAGCATACAAAAATCAAATCTCTCCAAACCTCAGTAGTACAAAAATCATAAGTTCCTCTCAACATAAACTATTAAACTTAAAAGATTGCAACAAACGAAGAAAATTCAGATAAACATTAATAGGGAGCCAGTTGAAAACATAAGTACAGTATGCTCTCACGAACTTCACCAATTACTCTTTGTATCCTGAACATAGTTGTCAAGGGCGCAAGGCGCACCGAGACGCACAAGGGCTCTGGAGCTTAAGGCGCAAGGCGAGGCACGCGCCTTACCGAAGCAAGgcgcatatttttattttttaaaaatatatttagcttataataatatattaaaatatgaaataattaagtcacaatgtcacacaaaacaacaaataattaaaaGCTCATAACAACAAGTAACACAATTAAAATTCTTCAATCATCCTGAGAAGTTACGTTTGGGGTTGGTTTGGGCTTTTACATTTTAAGTtactattaaaaaaaaactgaGAGATTGCATTTTCAAAATACAACTCCTCTGTTactgaatttgttttttaaaaaaagcaacT
This Primulina eburnea isolate SZY01 chromosome 2, ASM2296580v1, whole genome shotgun sequence DNA region includes the following protein-coding sequences:
- the LOC140823458 gene encoding vacuolar protein sorting-associated protein 55 homolog isoform X1, coding for MVCVMTVQSRHTAECVSLSLFPFIFMIYTFTLQMQSIFRVLYVSKFRMADLPGYIRACLQTGKLAILAILVSGGIVLQILACALYNNWWPMLTVLMYVFLPMPLLFFAGSDTSLMYSESTSGWIDAAKFLTGTSAIGSVAIPVILKHAGVIGWGAMAMELSSFFIIVFSILCYLGTNDDDGYSMF
- the LOC140823458 gene encoding vacuolar protein sorting-associated protein 55 homolog isoform X2; the encoded protein is MADLPGYIRACLQTGKLAILAILVSGGIVLQILACALYNNWWPMLTVLMYVFLPMPLLFFAGSDTSLMYSESTSGWIDAAKFLTGTSAIGSVAIPVILKHAGVIGWGAMAMELSSFFIIVFSILCYLGTNDDDGYSMF